From a region of the Apis mellifera strain DH4 linkage group LG2, Amel_HAv3.1, whole genome shotgun sequence genome:
- the LOC412759 gene encoding dynein regulatory complex protein 8 isoform X2, translating to MAQSPIVELTILEKRICEVFDIFDTTKSDEIDVKDLGIIIRTLGCVVTEAELQEIQVQVEDVVTNRIPLKKFLEYMSKAIEEYKYKPAEAEDLLKAFQLLDPEHRGYIMREDFEKVMMEIGEPFSTEEINNMMAIACDPETKQINYEHYINLLLVKIPESLNVYSIADAMEAARLEAMPKKPKLDSLLLTYQ from the exons atggcacaat CACCAATAGTAGAACTaacaatattggaaaaaagaatttgtgaagtatttgatatatttgatactACAAAAAGTGATGAAATAGATGTTAAAGATTTGGGAATTATTATCAGAACATTAGGATGTGTTGTCACAGAAGCAGAATTACAAGAAATACAAGTTCAAGTGGAAGATGTAGTAACTAATCGTATAccattaaaaaagtttttagaatatatgtcCAAAGCTATTGAAGAATACAA atataaaccagcagaagcagaagatttattaaaagcaTTCCAATTATTAGATCCTGAACATCGAGGTTACATTATGCGTGAAGACTTTGAAAAAGTAATGATGGAAATTGGAGAACCATTTTCaacagaagaaataaataacatgaTGGCTATTGCATGTGATCCcgaaacaaaacaaattaattatgaacattatattaatttattactt GTAAAAATACCTGAATCATTGAATGTATATTCTATTGCTGATGCAATGGAGGCTGCTAGATTAGAAGCTATGCCTAAGAAACCTAAATTGGATAGTCTTTTACTtacttatcaataa
- the LOC412759 gene encoding dynein regulatory complex protein 8 isoform X3 produces the protein MDKMDKSISRLSIKQSIALRRLTKTEVVAPIVELTILEKRICEVFDIFDTTKSDEIDVKDLGIIIRTLGCVVTEAELQEIQVQVEDVVTNRIPLKKFLEYMSKAIEEYKYKPAEAEDLLKAFQLLDPEHRGYIMREDFEKVMMEIGEPFSTEEINNMMAIACDPETKQINYEHYINLLLVEK, from the exons atggataaaatggaCAAATCGATAAGTCGATTATCTATTAAGCAAAGCATCGCTTTAAGACGATTAACGAAGACTGAAGTAGTAG CACCAATAGTAGAACTaacaatattggaaaaaagaatttgtgaagtatttgatatatttgatactACAAAAAGTGATGAAATAGATGTTAAAGATTTGGGAATTATTATCAGAACATTAGGATGTGTTGTCACAGAAGCAGAATTACAAGAAATACAAGTTCAAGTGGAAGATGTAGTAACTAATCGTATAccattaaaaaagtttttagaatatatgtcCAAAGCTATTGAAGAATACAA atataaaccagcagaagcagaagatttattaaaagcaTTCCAATTATTAGATCCTGAACATCGAGGTTACATTATGCGTGAAGACTTTGAAAAAGTAATGATGGAAATTGGAGAACCATTTTCaacagaagaaataaataacatgaTGGCTATTGCATGTGATCCcgaaacaaaacaaattaattatgaacattatattaatttattactt gtggaaaaataa
- the LOC412759 gene encoding dynein regulatory complex protein 8 isoform X1 — MDKMDKSISRLSIKQSIALRRLTKTEVVAPIVELTILEKRICEVFDIFDTTKSDEIDVKDLGIIIRTLGCVVTEAELQEIQVQVEDVVTNRIPLKKFLEYMSKAIEEYKYKPAEAEDLLKAFQLLDPEHRGYIMREDFEKVMMEIGEPFSTEEINNMMAIACDPETKQINYEHYINLLLVKIPESLNVYSIADAMEAARLEAMPKKPKLDSLLLTYQ, encoded by the exons atggataaaatggaCAAATCGATAAGTCGATTATCTATTAAGCAAAGCATCGCTTTAAGACGATTAACGAAGACTGAAGTAGTAG CACCAATAGTAGAACTaacaatattggaaaaaagaatttgtgaagtatttgatatatttgatactACAAAAAGTGATGAAATAGATGTTAAAGATTTGGGAATTATTATCAGAACATTAGGATGTGTTGTCACAGAAGCAGAATTACAAGAAATACAAGTTCAAGTGGAAGATGTAGTAACTAATCGTATAccattaaaaaagtttttagaatatatgtcCAAAGCTATTGAAGAATACAA atataaaccagcagaagcagaagatttattaaaagcaTTCCAATTATTAGATCCTGAACATCGAGGTTACATTATGCGTGAAGACTTTGAAAAAGTAATGATGGAAATTGGAGAACCATTTTCaacagaagaaataaataacatgaTGGCTATTGCATGTGATCCcgaaacaaaacaaattaattatgaacattatattaatttattactt GTAAAAATACCTGAATCATTGAATGTATATTCTATTGCTGATGCAATGGAGGCTGCTAGATTAGAAGCTATGCCTAAGAAACCTAAATTGGATAGTCTTTTACTtacttatcaataa